A stretch of the Serratia marcescens genome encodes the following:
- a CDS encoding MFS transporter, with protein MSVITEKKNHATPGKAMLASVTGYAMDGFDLLILGFMLPAISIELGLTSSAAGSLVTWTLIGAVLGGVIFGHLSDRFGRIRVLTITILMFSLFTGLCAVAQGYWDLLAYRTLAGIGLGGEFGIGMALIAEAWPAEKRNRASAYVGMGWQLGVLAAAFLTPLLLEHIGWRGMFLVGLLPALASFLIRRTLGEPEAFVRQKEAGQPLSFLQRLRLLFKDRATSRASVGIFILCSVQNFGYYGLMIWMPTYLAKNFGFSLTKSGLWTAVTVVGMTFGIWLFGVLADRFARWKIFVLYQIGAVVMVIGYAQLSDPMLMLFAGAVMGMFVNGMIGGYGALISDTYPVQARATAQNILFNLGRGVGGLGPLVIGALVTQVSFTAAISLLAAIYLLDIYATLFLLPKKQSAGDTLGAIG; from the coding sequence ATGTCCGTAATAACAGAGAAAAAAAACCACGCGACGCCCGGTAAGGCCATGCTGGCTTCGGTCACCGGTTATGCCATGGACGGGTTTGACCTGCTGATCCTCGGCTTTATGCTGCCGGCCATCAGCATCGAATTGGGATTAACCTCATCGGCCGCCGGTTCACTGGTCACCTGGACGCTGATCGGCGCGGTGCTGGGCGGTGTGATCTTCGGCCACCTCAGCGATCGCTTCGGCCGTATCCGGGTACTCACGATCACCATCCTGATGTTTTCACTGTTCACCGGCCTGTGCGCCGTGGCGCAAGGGTATTGGGATCTGCTGGCCTATCGCACCCTGGCGGGCATCGGGCTGGGCGGCGAATTCGGCATCGGCATGGCGCTGATCGCCGAAGCCTGGCCGGCAGAGAAGCGCAACCGCGCTTCGGCTTACGTCGGCATGGGCTGGCAGTTGGGCGTACTGGCGGCCGCCTTCCTGACGCCGCTGCTGCTGGAACACATCGGCTGGCGCGGCATGTTTTTGGTCGGCCTGCTGCCGGCGCTGGCGTCATTCCTGATCCGCCGCACCCTGGGCGAGCCGGAGGCGTTCGTGCGACAGAAAGAGGCTGGGCAACCGCTCTCCTTCCTGCAGCGTTTGCGCCTGCTGTTTAAGGATCGCGCCACCAGCAGAGCCAGCGTCGGCATCTTCATTCTCTGTTCGGTGCAGAACTTCGGCTACTACGGCCTGATGATCTGGATGCCGACTTACCTGGCGAAAAACTTCGGCTTCTCGCTCACCAAGTCCGGCCTGTGGACGGCGGTGACGGTGGTCGGCATGACGTTCGGCATCTGGCTGTTTGGCGTGCTGGCCGATCGCTTCGCCCGCTGGAAGATCTTCGTGCTTTATCAGATCGGCGCCGTGGTGATGGTGATCGGCTACGCCCAGTTGAGCGATCCGATGCTGATGCTGTTCGCCGGCGCCGTAATGGGCATGTTCGTCAACGGCATGATCGGCGGCTACGGCGCATTGATTTCCGATACCTATCCGGTGCAGGCGCGCGCCACCGCGCAGAACATCCTGTTCAATCTCGGGCGCGGCGTCGGCGGCCTGGGGCCATTGGTGATCGGTGCGCTGGTGACGCAGGTGTCGTTTACCGCGGCCATCAGCCTGCTGGCGGCAATTTACCTGCTGGATATCTACGCCACGCTGTTCCTGCTGCCGAAAAAACAGAGCGCAGGCGATACGCTGGGCGCGATTGGTTAA
- a CDS encoding YqcC family protein, producing the protein MSIHNQVRRSLQAIEQSMRDLALWQAAPPDHEAFSSTEPFCIDSMSAEAWLQWVFLPRMYALLDAEAPLPTRFAITPYFEEALKDREPSSLPLLVLLQQLDLMLNKEP; encoded by the coding sequence ATGAGTATACATAACCAGGTGCGCCGCAGTTTGCAGGCGATTGAACAATCCATGCGCGATCTGGCGCTGTGGCAGGCCGCGCCGCCTGATCATGAGGCTTTCTCCAGCACCGAGCCGTTCTGCATCGACAGCATGTCGGCCGAAGCCTGGCTGCAGTGGGTGTTCTTGCCGCGCATGTATGCGTTGCTGGACGCCGAAGCGCCGTTGCCAACGCGCTTCGCCATCACGCCTTATTTCGAAGAGGCGCTGAAAGATCGTGAGCCGAGCAGCCTGCCGCTGCTGGTGCTGCTGCAACAGCTGGATTTGATGTTGAATAAAGAGCCGTAA